A stretch of Lysinibacillus agricola DNA encodes these proteins:
- a CDS encoding peptidase M4: MKLRDFLIGVATGLAAAVIVKEASEKVSPYVPAGQVLENIKKEFKKDSPIDGSWIFMKTDNFTNGIMTIPVYRGGISRMHEGEMQTFEFAADARSGVVVELTEV; encoded by the coding sequence ATGAAATTACGTGATTTTTTAATTGGTGTTGCAACTGGCCTAGCTGCCGCAGTCATTGTTAAAGAAGCAAGTGAAAAGGTTTCTCCGTATGTACCTGCAGGACAAGTACTTGAAAACATAAAAAAGGAATTTAAAAAGGATTCTCCGATTGACGGTTCATGGATTTTTATGAAAACAGACAATTTTACAAATGGCATTATGACTATTCCAGTATACCGTGGAGGTATCTCTCGTATGCATGAGGGTGAAATGCAAACATTTGAATTTGCCGCAGACGCCCGCTCAGGTGTTGTAGTAGAGCTCACAGAAGTATAA